ATATACTTAGCTTCTTCCTTTCTCGCTACAACCAACCTGGACAACATACAAATAAATCCAATTGTTGATAATTGCCCTAAAAAAGTGGAAGAAAAAGACGAGTTTGAATAGGCTTGATGCACTGCCCTAGAGAAGAGGCCTACAATTATCAAACAATTAGTGATGATAATATATTTCTTTCCATATGTGTATTTACATTCCAACCTTTTTGGTCTACCAGTGATAAGAGCCCCCAAAACAAACATAAACCAACCTATTAGACCAACGGTAAAACTAAAACACAACTCATCAGGAGCCTTGGGGCACAAATCATCTAGTAGACTAGGATTTAGACCAACGATAACACCTCTTATTAAATAACCTATTGAAAACAACAAACTAAAAAATAAAGGAAGCAACTTATTCATTTTAAAAAAAACAACAAAAATAATTATAGCAGAAACAAGAGAGAGCCCTGAAGCCCATAGCAACCCATTATAACTGCTAAAAATATTACAAATTGAAAGACTAAACCCAACGCATACAAACAAAAAAAACAAGGCCACTTTTATATTATTCTTCATGGAATATCGCTAAGTCAACAGCCCTAAAATATAATTTTGTAAAATTTTAAAATTATACTATCAAGCTTCTTGATTGATAATAGAATCAAATTTAGAACAGACTGATTCCCAGCTAGCATTTTCAACAGCCCATTTTCTAGCATTATTCCCAACTTCTATAGCATATTGTGGTTTTTCAATAAGAGAAACCAATTTTCGAACAAAAATATCAGGATCATAATCAGAGACTATAGCATCCATGCTACCAAGCGATAAGCCATTGAAACTTTCCTGAGTACCTAAAACAGGAAGACCACATGATAAGGCTTCCAAAACTTTATTCTTAACTCCCCCCCCTATCATAAGAGGCGCAAGATAAACCCAAAGATTATTAAGCTCTTCTTCTAAGCTATCAACATAACCCGTAAATTGAATCGAGGAATTTAAACAATGTTTTTTCAAGGAATCAACAGAGCTTGATGGTCCGCCTATAATTTTTATCAAGATATTCGGGAAATACTCTTGAATTCTGGGGGCTATGTAATTATTTAAATAATGAACAGCATCTCTATTCGCCTCATACGATAAATTACCATGGAAACCTAGAGTGGGTATTTTAGATTTAAAACTCGGTAAAGGCTTAAATTTTTTAACATCCACACCATTACAAAGAATTTTATATTTCCCATTAAATTTTGAATAGCTTGCATCTCTTTCACTTATAAATATAACATCATCATAATAGGGATAAACAGTTCGATCGATAAACTCACTACCCTTTACACTATTCCTATAATAAAGCTTTTTCAGATGACTGTGATGATTTTCAGCAAGAGTTTCGAGGACAAGACTCATGCAATCGCAAGCATACAAAATTCTCCTTCGAACAAAAGGGCAAATATCCTTGAGTATTAGAGCCAGAGCTGGATTCCAAACAATAATTACATCAGGTTTCCATTGTTGACAATAATCACTTAAAGCTTCTTTGAAAATTTCAAAATATGCTTTATTACGGGCATAAATGCCAGCTGGATATTTACTAAATAAAAATCCTTTTAAATAGTCAAATTTTGAGAGCTTTGGTAAGTCGAGAACTTTTACACCAGAATTACATACACCCAAACTTAATAATTGCCTACCATCCATAGGTCTAGAATCGGTAACATCTCTGGGAAAGAAAAATCTTAAATCATGATTTTTCGAAAGCCTTTTCAATATTTCATAACGATTAATATTGCCGCCATCATAGGGAGGTCCAAGCCAACTACATATATTCATGATTTTCTTCATTTTAACTCCAAAATTACTTTGTATATAAAACGATTATTCGTCAAGCCATGTCCAATTTTTAAAGGCTAACTCCAATGCCTTGCTAGGACTCAAAATAG
This DNA window, taken from Syntrophotalea carbinolica DSM 2380, encodes the following:
- a CDS encoding glycosyltransferase family 4 protein, with the translated sequence MKKIMNICSWLGPPYDGGNINRYEILKRLSKNHDLRFFFPRDVTDSRPMDGRQLLSLGVCNSGVKVLDLPKLSKFDYLKGFLFSKYPAGIYARNKAYFEIFKEALSDYCQQWKPDVIIVWNPALALILKDICPFVRRRILYACDCMSLVLETLAENHHSHLKKLYYRNSVKGSEFIDRTVYPYYDDVIFISERDASYSKFNGKYKILCNGVDVKKFKPLPSFKSKIPTLGFHGNLSYEANRDAVHYLNNYIAPRIQEYFPNILIKIIGGPSSSVDSLKKHCLNSSIQFTGYVDSLEEELNNLWVYLAPLMIGGGVKNKVLEALSCGLPVLGTQESFNGLSLGSMDAIVSDYDPDIFVRKLVSLIEKPQYAIEVGNNARKWAVENASWESVCSKFDSIINQEA